In Streptomyces sp. NBC_01231, the sequence CCACCATTCGGGCTGCCGACCAGATCGTGGTCCTGGACTCCGGGCAGGTGGCCGAACGGGGCTCGCACGAGGAGCTGTTGGCGCGGGACGGGCGGTACGCGGCCCTGGTGCGCCGGGACGCTCGACTGGAGCCGACAAGCTGACGATATGTCGGGTTTGTCGGTATTGACGGGTTACCGTGCCCGCATGCACATGAACACTCCGCCACGGAGCATGATCCGACTGACGCGTCGGGGCCGTCTCGCCCTGATCGCGATCGGGGCCGTCGTGGCCGGTACCGCCGTGGCGGTGCCGCTGCTGACCCTGGAAGGCGAAGGGGAGAAGAAGCCCACCGCCCTGGTCGTCCCGGAGGGCTGGCGCGCCGGCCAGGTCTACGACGCCGTAGACAAGGCACTCGCCCTGCCCGCGGGAACCACCAGGAAGTCCCTGCGCAAGGCCAACCTGAGGCTGCCGGTCGACGCGGAGGGCAACCCGGAGGGCTACCTCTTCCCGGCGACGTATCCACTCAAGGAGAAGGCGGCTCCGGAGCAGATGCTGGCGTTCATGGTCGACACCGCCAACAAGAAGTTCAACGGCGCCCCGATCGCGGCCGGCGCGCAGCGCAACGCCATGAACGTCTACCAGGCCGTCACCATCGCGAGCATCGTCCAGTCCGAGGCCGCTTCCAAGGCTGACATGGGCAAGGTGGCCAGGGTCGTCTTCAACCGCCTGGAGCGTGGCATGCCGCTGCAGATGGACTCCACCATCAACTACGCGCTCAACCGCTCCACACTGAAGACCACCGAGGCCGACACCCGGATCAACAGCCCCTACAACTCGTACCAGCGCATGGGTCTGCCGCCGACCCCGATCGCGAACCCGGGGCAGGACGCGATGCGCGCCGCGATCAGCCCGCCCCCGGGCGACTGGCTGTACTTCGTCACGGTCAAGCCTGGCGACACGCGCTTCACGGCCGACTACGCGCAGCACCAGCGCAATGTCGCCGAGTTCAACCGGCTCCACCGGCGGAGCCCGGCCACCACGGGCTGATCACACACCGACGGTTGTCGTCCGTCATCGCCGCTTGATCGGTCACCGCGGTTGACCGGACACCGCCGGCCGTCCGGGACATCACGCGGCGACGCGCTCCTCGGACAGCAGCCGCCTGATGTCCCGTACGGCCGCACGTCCCGCCCGGTTGGCGCCGATGGTGCTCGCCGACGGGCCGTAGCCGACGAGGTGGATCCGTGGATCGGCCACCGCGCGCGTGCCCTCGACCCGGATCCCGCCGCCCGGCTCGCGCAGCTTCAGCGGCGTCAGGTGGTCGATGGCGGCCCGGAACCCGGTCGCCCACAGGATGACGTCGGCAGGCACGCGCCGGCCGTCGTTCCACGCCACGCCGTCGGGTGTGATCCGGTCGAACATCGGCAGCCGGTCCAGCACCCCGTCCGCGATCCCCTGCCGGATCGCGTCGTTGAGCGGCAGCCCCGTCACCGACACGACACTCTTCGGCGGCAGCCCCTGGCGTACCCGCTCCTCGACGAGCGCGACCGCGGCCCGGCCCACGTTCTCGTCGAAGGGCCCCTCACGGAACACCGGCGGCCGCCGGGTGACCCAGGTGGTGGCGGCCGCGTAGGGGGCGATCTCCAGCAGATGCTGGGTGCCGGAGGCGCCCCCGCCCACCACGACGACCCGCTGCCCGGCGAACTCCTCGGGACCGGCGTAGCGCGCGGTGTGCGACTGGCGGCCGAGGAAGGTCTCCTGGCCCGGGTAGCGCGGCCAGAAGGGCCGGTCCCAGGTCCCGGTCGCGTTGATCAGCGCCCGGGTCGCCCAGGTTCCGTCGGAGGTCTCGACGAGCAGCCGGCCGCCCTCGCCCTCGCGCACGGCACGGACCTCGACGGGCCGCCTGACCCGCAGGTCGAAGGCGCGCTCGTATCTGTCGAAGTACTCGGTGACGACCTCGGCGGACGGCCTGGCCGGATCGGCGCCGGTGAGTTCCATGCCGGGCAGGGCGTGCATCCCGTGCACCTTGCCGTACGTCAGCGACGGCCATCGGAACTGCCAGGCACCGCCGGGGCCGGGGGAGTGGTCGAGCACCACGAAGTCCCGGTCCGGCTCGTACCCCGTGCGGCGCAGGTGATAGGCGCCGGCCAGTCCGGCCTGCCCGGCGCCTATGACGACCACCTCGACCTCGCGCGTGTTGTTCACGGTTCTACCAACAGCGCGAAGCCCGTGGATCTTCCCGCGCGGTCAGCGCCCGCTGCCCACGAGGAACGGCCGGCCGGCCGTCGTGGGCTCGACCAGCCCACGGGACGCCAGCTCGGGGATCACGCCCTCTCCGAACCAGTACGCCTCCTCCAGGTGCGGATACCCGGAGAGCACGAAGTGCTCGACGCCCAGCGCGTGGTACTCCTCGATCAGGTCCGCGACCTCGGCGTGACTGCCGACGAGCGCGGTGCCCGCGCCGCCGCGCACGAGACCCACGCCCGCCCACAGATTCGGATGGATCTCCAGCTCGTCGCGCGAGCCGCCGTGCAGGGCCAGCATCCGCTGCTGGCCCACCGACTCACTGCGGCCGAGCGCCGCCTGCGCCGCCGCGACGCTGTCCGCGTCGAGGTCGTCGAGCAGCCGGTTCGCGGTGGCCCAGGCATCGGCCGCCGAGTCGCGCGAGATGGTGTGCAACCGGATCCCGAACCGGACCGTGCGGCCCTCCCGCTCGGCGAGCGAGCGAATCCAGTCGATCTTCTCCTTGACCTGCGCGGGCGGCTCGCCCCAGGTCAGATAGACGTCGGCGTGCCGTGCGGCGACCGGCCCGGCGGCGGCGGAGGAGCCGCCGAAGAACAACTGCGGCACCGGGTCCGGCGGCAGCGCGGTCAGCCCGCCGTCGACCTGGTAGTGCGTGCCGTGGAAGTCGTACGGCTCGCCCCTCCAGACCCCGCGGACCACCGACAGGAACTCGTCCGTGCGTTCGTATCGCCGATCGTGGTCGAGCCGGTCGCCGAAGCGCCGTTGCTCGGTCGAGTCGCCGCCGGTGACGACGTTCAGCAGCAGCCGTCCGCGCGTGACCCGCTGATAGGTGGCCGCCATCTGCGCGGCGAGGGTAGGCGAGACCAGCCCCGGCCGGAACGCCACCAGGAACTTCAGCCGCTCGGTGTGCTGAGCCAGCGCCACGGTCGTCAGCCAGGCGTCCTCGCACCACGTGCCGGTCGGGGTGAGCACCGCTTCGAAGCCCAACTGCTCGGCCGCCTTGGCGATCTGGGCCAGGTACTCGATGTCGGGCGCACGCACCCCGCGCACCGGACCGGACCCGTTGGAGGCGTACGCGTGCCGGTCGACGAGCGTCCGGCCGTCGCCGCCCGTCGGCAGGAACCAGTGGAGACGGACGGTCATGAGGTCTCCTTGAAGACGCGAGGGGCGGTCGTGGACGCCGGCAGCTTGCCGTTGAACCGCGGGTCCACGAACCGGGAGAAGTCGACCTTGCGAGGGATCAGCTTCAGGTCGGTGAAGGTGTCGGCGATCTCCTGCTCGGAGGCGATCAGCGGCTTGTCGACCGCGACCGGAACTCGGGAGGCGTTGGTGAGCTTCACCGCGTCCAGCGCCACCTCGTACGGCAGCCCCGTCTCCTCGGCCCACACTTTGGCCCACTCGTCGGGGTGGTCGTACACCCAGTCGTAGGCGCGGCGCAGCCGGTCCAGGTAGTCCTTGACGGCGGCCGCCTTCTTCTTGTCCCGCAGCGCGGCGGGCGCGGCCACCTGGAAGGTGAGGCCGTTGGTGATGCCGTCGCCGGTCGTCAGGACGCGGCCCGTCTTCGCCTGGAGCACCTGCGAGGTGTACGGGTCCCACACCGCCCACGCGTCGACCTTGCCCGAGGTGAACGCGGCCAGTGCGTCGGCAGGCTGGAGGTACTTGACCTTCACGTCGCTCAGCTTCAGCCCGGCCTTCTCCAGGGAGGCGACCAACTGGTAGTTCGCGGAGGAGCCCTGGGCCACGGCGATGGACTTGCCCTTGAGCTCCGCGGGTTTCGACAGCTTCGAGTCCTTCGGTACGAGGATGGCGTCGCCCTTGGACGTGCCGTGCCAGGCGGCCACCACCGTGATCTTCGAGTTGGCGCCGGCCGCGAAGACCGGGGGCGTGTTGCCGACCCCGCCGATGTCGACGGCGCCCGCGTTGACGGCCTCCAGGAGTGGTGGTCCTGAGGTGAAGGTGGACCACTTGATCTTGTAGTCGAGGTTCTTGAGTTCACCGGCGGCCCGCAGGATGGCTTCCGAACCACCCTTCTGGTCACCGACGTTGAGCGTGAGCGAGCCCGACCCGTCGGTGTCGCCGCCGGTCGAGGCCGCCGAGTTGCCGCCGCATGCGGACAGGAGCAGGGCGAGCGGGAGAAGCAGTGCGGCGGGGGCGAGGCGTCGTCGCATGACGGATCCGTTCTGTGGGGCTGGGGCTGAGGCTGAGGCGTGGGACAGGGGGCTGGGGGTGTGTGGGGTGTGGCCGGGGGAAGGGAGGTGCGGCGGGGGACAGGGAGGTGCGGCGAGGGACAGGGAGGTTGGTCCGCGAGTCCGTGAGAGGGAAGGCGGGTGGGTCAGGCGGCTTCGGCGGCCGTGTCGACTCCGAGGCGCTCCAGCAGTCCGGCGCGCAGTTCGGCGAACCGCGGGTCGGTGATGTCGCGCGGCCGGTCCAGGTCGATCCGCTGCTCGTGGGCGATGACACCGTCGTCCATCACCAGGACACGGTCGGCGAGCAGAACGGCCTCCTCGACGTCGTGCGTGACGAGCAGGACCGCGCAGCCACGCCGCCGCCACAACTCGCCCACCAGACGCTGGGCCTTGATCCGGGTGAGCGCGTCGAGCGCGCCGAACGGCTCGTCGAGCAGCAGCAGATCGGGCTCACGGACCAACGCCCTTGCTAGCGAGGCGCGTTGGGCCTCGCCGCCGGAGAGCGTCTTGGGCCAGGCGTTGGAGCGGTGGTCCAGGCCGACCTCATCGAGGGCCCGGTCGGCGAGGGCGCGGTCGGGCCTTCCCGGCAGCCCGAGCAGCACGTTGCGCCACACCTTCTTCCACGGCATCAGCCGGGGCGCCTGGAACGCGACGGCCTTGCGGCGCGGGACGAGGACCGTGCCCTCGATGTCACGGTCGAGACCGGCGAGGATGCGCAGCAGTGTGGACTTGCCGCAGCCGCTGCGACCGAGCAGGGCGACGAACTCGCCCCGGTGGATGTCGAGTCGCAGATCGTCGATGACGGCACGGCCGTCGAAGGAGCGGGTCAGCCCCTCGACCCGGACGGCCTGGGAGATCGAGGACGCCGGATGCGCGGGATGCGCCGAGGACGCCGGGTGCGCCGGAGATGCCGAGGTCGCCGGAGCCGCCAGGGATGCCGAGGACGCGTCGGACGTCTTGGAGTGCTGGGACACCTGGGGGCTCACCGGCCGGTGAATGTCGGTCGCCATTGCAGCAGCAGCCT encodes:
- the mltG gene encoding endolytic transglycosylase MltG, coding for MHMNTPPRSMIRLTRRGRLALIAIGAVVAGTAVAVPLLTLEGEGEKKPTALVVPEGWRAGQVYDAVDKALALPAGTTRKSLRKANLRLPVDAEGNPEGYLFPATYPLKEKAAPEQMLAFMVDTANKKFNGAPIAAGAQRNAMNVYQAVTIASIVQSEAASKADMGKVARVVFNRLERGMPLQMDSTINYALNRSTLKTTEADTRINSPYNSYQRMGLPPTPIANPGQDAMRAAISPPPGDWLYFVTVKPGDTRFTADYAQHQRNVAEFNRLHRRSPATTG
- a CDS encoding NAD(P)-binding domain-containing protein, translating into MNNTREVEVVVIGAGQAGLAGAYHLRRTGYEPDRDFVVLDHSPGPGGAWQFRWPSLTYGKVHGMHALPGMELTGADPARPSAEVVTEYFDRYERAFDLRVRRPVEVRAVREGEGGRLLVETSDGTWATRALINATGTWDRPFWPRYPGQETFLGRQSHTARYAGPEEFAGQRVVVVGGGASGTQHLLEIAPYAAATTWVTRRPPVFREGPFDENVGRAAVALVEERVRQGLPPKSVVSVTGLPLNDAIRQGIADGVLDRLPMFDRITPDGVAWNDGRRVPADVILWATGFRAAIDHLTPLKLREPGGGIRVEGTRAVADPRIHLVGYGPSASTIGANRAGRAAVRDIRRLLSEERVAA
- a CDS encoding LLM class flavin-dependent oxidoreductase — translated: MTVRLHWFLPTGGDGRTLVDRHAYASNGSGPVRGVRAPDIEYLAQIAKAAEQLGFEAVLTPTGTWCEDAWLTTVALAQHTERLKFLVAFRPGLVSPTLAAQMAATYQRVTRGRLLLNVVTGGDSTEQRRFGDRLDHDRRYERTDEFLSVVRGVWRGEPYDFHGTHYQVDGGLTALPPDPVPQLFFGGSSAAAGPVAARHADVYLTWGEPPAQVKEKIDWIRSLAEREGRTVRFGIRLHTISRDSAADAWATANRLLDDLDADSVAAAQAALGRSESVGQQRMLALHGGSRDELEIHPNLWAGVGLVRGGAGTALVGSHAEVADLIEEYHALGVEHFVLSGYPHLEEAYWFGEGVIPELASRGLVEPTTAGRPFLVGSGR
- a CDS encoding ABC transporter substrate-binding protein; translated protein: MRRRLAPAALLLPLALLLSACGGNSAASTGGDTDGSGSLTLNVGDQKGGSEAILRAAGELKNLDYKIKWSTFTSGPPLLEAVNAGAVDIGGVGNTPPVFAAGANSKITVVAAWHGTSKGDAILVPKDSKLSKPAELKGKSIAVAQGSSANYQLVASLEKAGLKLSDVKVKYLQPADALAAFTSGKVDAWAVWDPYTSQVLQAKTGRVLTTGDGITNGLTFQVAAPAALRDKKKAAAVKDYLDRLRRAYDWVYDHPDEWAKVWAEETGLPYEVALDAVKLTNASRVPVAVDKPLIASEQEIADTFTDLKLIPRKVDFSRFVDPRFNGKLPASTTAPRVFKETS
- a CDS encoding ABC transporter ATP-binding protein gives rise to the protein MATDIHRPVSPQVSQHSKTSDASSASLAAPATSASPAHPASSAHPAHPASSISQAVRVEGLTRSFDGRAVIDDLRLDIHRGEFVALLGRSGCGKSTLLRILAGLDRDIEGTVLVPRRKAVAFQAPRLMPWKKVWRNVLLGLPGRPDRALADRALDEVGLDHRSNAWPKTLSGGEAQRASLARALVREPDLLLLDEPFGALDALTRIKAQRLVGELWRRRGCAVLLVTHDVEEAVLLADRVLVMDDGVIAHEQRIDLDRPRDITDPRFAELRAGLLERLGVDTAAEAA